A window of the Myxocyprinus asiaticus isolate MX2 ecotype Aquarium Trade chromosome 11, UBuf_Myxa_2, whole genome shotgun sequence genome harbors these coding sequences:
- the LOC127447839 gene encoding splicing factor 3B subunit 1-like isoform X2, giving the protein MQVRTYMDVMKEQHLSKEEREIRLQMVEKAKSGELKAVNGSAASQAAGAKRKRRWDQTSDQTPSNSTPKKVSSWDQADAGAETPGHTPGHTPSNSRWDETPGRPKGSETPGATPSTRMWEPTPSHTPAGATTPGRDTPGHATPGHGGASSSVRKNRWDETPKTERETPGHGSGWAETPRTDRGDESVGETPTPGASKRKSRWDETPASQMGSSTPILTPGKTPLGTPAMNMATPTPGHLMSMTPEQLQAWRWEREIDERNRPLTDEELDAMFPEGYKVLPPPAGYVPIRTPARKLAATPTPIGGMTGFHMQTEDRSMKQVNDQPSGNLPFLKPDDIQYFDKLLVEVDESTLSPEEQKERKIMKLLLKIKNGTPPMRKAALRQITDKAREFGAGPLFNQILPLLMSPTLEDQERHLLVKVIDRILYKLDDLVRPYVHKILVVIEPLLIDEDYYARVEGREIISNLAKAAGLATMISTMRPDIDNMDEYVRNTTARAFAVVASALGIPSLLPFLKAVCKSKKSWQARHTGIKIVQQIAILMGCAILPHLRSLVEIIEHGLVDEQQKVRTISALAIAALAEAATPYGIESFDSVLKPLWKGIRQHRGKGLAAFLKAIGYLIPLMDAEYANYYTREVMLILIREFQSPDEEMKKIVLKVVKQCCGTDGVEANYIKTEILPPFFKHFWQHRMALDRRNYRQLVDTTVELANKVGAAEIISRIVDDLKDEAEQYRKMVMETIEKIMGNLGAADIDHKLEEQLIDGILYAFQEQTTEDSVMLNGFGTVVNALGKRVKPYLPQICGTVLWRLNNKSAKVRQQAADLISRTAVVMKTCQEEKLMGHLGVVLYEYLGEEYPEVLGSILGALKAIVNVIGMHKMTPPIKDLLPRLTPILKNRHEKVQENCIDLVGRIADRGAEYVSAREWMRICFELLELLKAHKKAIRRATVNTFGYIAKAIGPHDVLATLLNNLKVQERQNRVCTTVAIAIVAETCSPFTVLPALMNEYRVPELNVQNGVLKSLSFLFEYIGEMGKDYIYAVTPLLEDALMDRDLVHRQTASAVVQHMSLGVYGFGCEDSLNHLLNYVWPNVFETSPHVIQAVMGALEGLRVAIGPCRMLQYCLQGLFHPARKVRDVYWKIYNSIYIGSQDALIAHYPLVYNDEKNSFVRYELEYFL; this is encoded by the exons ATGCAGGTCAGGACATACATGGATGTTATGAAGGAGCAGCATCTGTCCAAAGAAGAG AGAGAGATCAGGCTGCAGATGGTAGAGAAAGCAAAGTCTGGGGAGTTGAAAGCAGTTAACGGCTCTGCTGCGTCTCAGGCTGCCGGAGCCAAACGCAAACGTCGTTGGGACCAGACATCCGACCAAACTCCCAGCAACTCCACACCCAAAAAAGTGTCCAGCTGGGACCAGGCAGATGCAGGTGCTGAA ACACCAGGACACACACccggacacacaccttccaacaGTCGTTGGGATGAAACACCTGGCCGTCCCAAAGGTAGCGAGACTCCTGGAGCCACACCGAGTACCCGTATGTGGGAGCCCACACCAAGCCACACCCCAGCCGGAGCTACCACGCCGGGTCGAGACACCCCTGGGCATGccactcccggccatggagggGCGTCCTCCAGTGTGCGCAAGAACCGCTGGGATGAGACACCAAAAACGGAGAGAG AGACACCTGGTCATGGCAGCGGCTGGGCTGAGACCCCACGCACAGACAGAGGAGATGAGTCAGTGGGCGAGACACCCACCCCGGGTGCAAGCAAGAGGAAGTCAAGATGGGATGAAACACCAGCCAGTCAAATGGGCTCATCAACACCTATTCTCACCCCTGGAAAGACCCCTCTGGGCACACCTGCTATGAATATGGCTACGCCCACTCCAG GGCACCTGATGAGCATGACTCCAGAACAGCTGCAGGCTTGGCGCTGGGAGCGAGAGATTGACGAGAGGAACCGTCCATTGACTGATGAGGAGCTTGATGCCATGTTTCCAGAAGGATACAAA GTATTGCCCCCACCAGCAGGCTATGTGCCCATCCGCACCCCTGCCCGTAAGTTAGCCGCCACCCCTACCCCAATCGGAGGCATGACTGGCTTCCACATGCAAACAGAGGACCGATCTATGAAGCAAGTCAACGACCAACCCTCTGGGAACCTGCCCTTCCTCAAGCCAGATGACATTCAGTACTTTGACAAACTGTTG GTTGAAGTTGATGAGTCCACCCTTAGTCCAGAAGAACAGAAGGAACGCAAGATCATGAAGCTTCTCCTGAAGATAAAGAATGGAACACCTCCCATGAGAAAG GCTGCTCTTCGTCAAATCACAGATAAGGCTAGAGAGTTTGGAGCAGGGCCCCTCTTTAACCAGATCCTGCCGCTGCTGATGTCTCCCACACTGGAGGACCAGGAGAGACATCTTTTGGTGAAGGTCATCGATCGCATCCTCTACAAACTTGATGACTTGGTTCGACCTTACGTCCACAAG ATTCTTGTGGTGATTGAGCCCTTGCTGATTGATGAAGATTATTATGCTAGAGTAGAGGGTAGAGAGATCATCTCCAACTTGGCAAAG gCTGCTGGTCTGGCCACCATGATCTCCACCATGAGGCCTGACATTGACAACATGGACGAGTACGTGAGAAACACGACAGCTCGTGCTTTCGCTGTAGTGGCATCTGCTCTGGGCATTCCATCTCTCCTGCCTTTCCTCAAGGCTGTTTGTAAGAGCAAGAAATCCTGGCAGGCTCGTCACACAGGCATCAAGATTGTACAGCAGATTGCTATTCTCATGGGCTGTGCTATCTTGCCCCATCTCCGCAGCTTGGTGGAGATTATTGAACATG GTCTTGTGGATGAGCAGCAGAAAGTGCGAACCATCAGTGCTTTGGCTATCGCTGCCCTGGCTGAAGCTGCCACACCGTACGGTATAGAGTCTTTCGATTCTGTGCTGAAACCTCTTTGGAAAGGTATCCGGCAGCACAGAGGCAAG GGTCTTGCTGCTTTCTTGAAAGCTATTGGATACTTGATTCCTCTTATGGATGCCGAATATGCCAACTACTATACCAGAGAAGTGATGCTTATCCTCATTCGAGAGTTCCAGTCTCCAGATGAGGAGATGAAGAAGATTGTCCTCAAG gtGGTGAAGCAGTGCTGTGGCACAGATGGTGTGGAAGCAAATTACATTAAAACAGAGATATTGCCCCCTTTCTTTAAACATTTCTGGCAGCACAGAATGGCATTGGACAGGCGCAACTACAGACAA TTAGTGGACACTACAGTGGAGCTGGCCAATAAGGTGGGGGCAGCGGAGATCATCTCCCGTATTGTAGACGACTTGAAGGATGAAGCAGAGCAGTACAGAAAGATGGTAATGGAGACCATAGAGAAAATCATGGGAAATCTTGGCGCTGCTGACATTGATCACAAACTGGAGGAGCAGCTTATTGATGGAATCCTGTATGCCTTCCAAGAACAGACCACTGAG GACTCTGTGATGCTGAATGGCTTTGGTACGGTGGTAAATGCACTGGGTAAGAGAGTTAAACCGTACTTGCCACAGATCTGCGGTACAGTGCTGTGGCGTCTCAACAACAAATCCGCCAAAGTCCGTCAACAGGCGGCTGACCTTATTTCTCGCACAGCGGTGGTAATGAAGACATGCCAAGAG GAAAAGCTGATGGGACACTTGGGTGTGGTGTTGTATGAGTATCTGGGAGAAGAATACCCTGAAGTGTTGGGTAGCATCCTTGGTGCCCTGAAAGCCATTGTTAATGTCATCG GTATGCACAAGATGACACCACCTATCAAAGACTTGCTTCCACGTTTGACGCCCATCCTGAAGAACAGACATGAGAAGGTGCAGGAGAACTGCATTGATCTAGTGGGTAGAATTGCTGACAG GGGTGCAGAGTACGTATCTGCCAGGGAATGGATGCGAATCTGTTTTGAATTGCTGGAGTTGTTGAAAGCCCACAAGAAGGCCATCCGTAGAGCTACTGTCAACACATTCGGCTACATTGCCAAGGCCATTGG TCCTCACGATGTGCTGGCCACACTGCTCAACAATCTGAAGGTACAGGAGCGTCAGAACCGCGTGTGCACGACGGTAGCCATCGCCATCGTGGCAGAGACGTGTTCACCTTTCACTGTGCTTCCTGCACTGATGAACGAGTACCGCGTTCCAGAGCTTAACGTTCAGAATGGTGTCCTGAAGTCATTGTCTTTCCTTTTTGAGTACATCGGTGAAATGGGCAAAGATTACATCTATGCCGTCACACCTCTGTTGGAGGATGCTCTGATGGACAG AGATCTCGTGCACAGGCAGACAGCCAGTGCTGTGGTGCAGCATATGTCTCTTGGTGTATATGGCTTTGGCTGTGAGGATTCCCTTAATCATTTGCTCAACTATGTGTGGCCCAATGTCTTTGAGACATCTCCTCATGTCATCCAGGCTGTAATGGGGGCACTTGAGGGTCTGCGGGTGGCAATTGGACCCTGCCGCATGCTACAGTATTGCTTGCAG GGTTTGTTCCACCCTGCTCGCAAAGTCCGTGATGTGTACTGGAAGATCTACAACTCCATCTATATCGGTTCCCAGGATGCACTGATCGCacattatcctcttgtttataaTGATGAGAAGAACTCATTTGTTCGCTACGAGTTGGAGTACTTCCTGTGA